The stretch of DNA AGAAATGAGTGAAACGGCACCTGAAACAAAGCTCTGGTCGCAGCAGGGGTTTCGCGAGGACGATTATGTCTTTGCCGATGATTTGGAAGTGGCCGCCGATGCGCCGGCCGTGATCATTCCGCTTGCCGTCTGGCTCGGTCTTGATGAGGAACTGCGCCGCGCCTCCAACCGCCGTATCGGCGTGTCGGTGGCACCGGGCGAAAAGATCGAGCCGTTGCTGGATCGACTGGACGCGCTGCCGGTCATAGCACTGGAATTTCCCGCCTATACTGATGGACGTTCCTATTCCAAGGCGGAAGTTTTGCGCCGTGCAGGCTTTGAGGGCGAATTGCGCGCT from Brucella sp. BE17 encodes:
- a CDS encoding DUF934 domain-containing protein — its product is MSETAPETKLWSQQGFREDDYVFADDLEVAADAPAVIIPLAVWLGLDEELRRASNRRIGVSVAPGEKIEPLLDRLDALPVIALEFPAYTDGRSYSKAEVLRRAGFEGELRAYGDVLIDQAALMLRTGFDTLQVTNAVAHRRLGENRLVDTPGYYQPGRGSVLEEGGFSWRRVKSS